The sequence CACGTCAACATCGGCACCATCGGCCATGTGGACCATGGCAAGACCACGCTGACCGCCGCGATCACCAAGGTGCTCGCCGCGAAGGGCCTCGCCCAAGCCA comes from Candidatus Omnitrophota bacterium and encodes:
- the tuf gene encoding elongation factor Tu (EF-Tu; promotes GTP-dependent binding of aminoacyl-tRNA to the A-site of ribosomes during protein biosynthesis; when the tRNA anticodon matches the mRNA codon, GTP hydrolysis results; the inactive EF-Tu-GDP leaves the ribosome and release of GDP is promoted by elongation factor Ts; many prokaryotes have two copies of the gene encoding EF-Tu) — protein: MAKAKFERTKPHVNIGTIGHVDHGKTTLTAAITKVLAAKGLAQA